One segment of Massilia sp. Se16.2.3 DNA contains the following:
- the queC gene encoding 7-cyano-7-deazaguanine synthase QueC — translation MHAPDTALVLFSGGQDSTTCLAWALQRYARVETIGFDYGQRHAIELDVRPTVLEKMRALSPEWNARLGEDHLVDLSLISRISDTALTSNVAIEMQANGLPNTFVPGRNLLFMTVAATVAYRRGLTVLVGGMCETDFSGYPDCRDDTMKALQVALNLGMATRLKVETPLMWIDKKQTWQLAEEAGGQALVDLVRFDTHTCYRASAALATTGAMVAVPARPCALRARGYEQFAAEKAA, via the coding sequence ATGCACGCTCCCGATACCGCCCTCGTCCTCTTCAGCGGCGGACAAGATTCGACCACCTGCCTGGCCTGGGCCCTGCAGCGTTATGCACGCGTGGAAACGATCGGCTTCGACTATGGCCAGCGCCATGCCATCGAGCTGGACGTGCGCCCGACCGTGCTGGAGAAGATGCGCGCGCTGTCGCCCGAGTGGAATGCGCGCCTGGGCGAAGACCACCTGGTCGACCTGTCGCTGATTTCCCGCATTTCCGACACTGCGTTGACGAGCAATGTCGCCATCGAAATGCAGGCGAATGGCTTGCCAAACACGTTCGTTCCCGGCCGCAACCTGCTGTTCATGACGGTGGCGGCCACCGTGGCCTACCGCCGCGGCTTGACCGTCCTGGTGGGCGGCATGTGCGAGACCGATTTTTCCGGCTATCCGGATTGTCGCGACGACACCATGAAGGCCCTGCAGGTGGCGCTGAACCTGGGCATGGCCACGCGCCTGAAGGTCGAAACGCCGCTGATGTGGATCGACAAGAAGCAGACCTGGCAGCTGGCGGAAGAGGCCGGCGGCCAGGCCCTCGTCGACCTGGTGCGTTTCGACACCCACACCTGCTACCGGGCGAGCGCGGCGCTCGCCACGACTGGGGCTATGGTTGCGGTACCTGCCCGGCCCTGCGCGCTGCGGGCACGGGGTTACGAACAGTTTGCGGCGGAAAAAGCTGCCTGA